The sequence TCGGTCTCCGTCAGGTTTCCCTGGCAGTAGATGGTGCGGCCGAACTCGCCGCCGAAGATCACCAGCGTGTCCTCCAGCATGCCGCGCTGCTTGAGATCCTGGATCAGGCCGTAGCAGCCCTGGTCCACGTCCTTGCACTGGGAGGCCAGGTCGCGCGGCAGATTGCCGTGCTGGTCCCAGCCGCGGTGGAAGATCTGCACGAAGCGCACGCCGCGCTCCATCAGACGGCGGGCCATGAGAGCCGAGTTCGCGAAGGTGCCACGCTTTTTGCTGTCCTCGCCGTAGAGCGCGTGGACCTTCTCGGATTCGCCGGAGAAGTCGGTGAGCTCCGGCACGGAGGCCTGCATGCGGAAGGCCATCTCGTATTGCTGGATGCGGGTCTGCGTTTCCGGATCGCCGACGGCCTCGTAGGATTTCCGGTTCAGGTCGTTGAGTCCGTCCAGCATCTGGCGGCGCACGTCGCGGGAAACGCCGGGCGTGTCCTCGAGGAACAGCACTGGATCCCCCAGCGAACGCAGCGCCACCCCGGCGTATTTCCCGGGGAGGTAGCCGGAACCCCACAAGCGCGAGGAAATGGCCTGCACGTTCGAGTAGGGCGAGGAATGGGTGGCGTGGAGGACGACGAAGGACGGCAGGTCCTGGTTCATCGAGCCGAGGCCGTAGGACATCCACGAGCCCATCGAGGCCTTGCCGGATTGCATCGAGCCGGTACACACGAGCTGGTTGGCCGGCTCGTGGTTGATGGCGTCGGTGTGCATCGATTTGATGATGCAGAGGTCGTCCACCATCTTGCCGGTCCACGGCAGCAACTCGCTCACCCAGGTCCCGGACTGGCCGTGCTGGTTGAACTTGAACATGGTGGGCGCGAG comes from Luteolibacter sp. LG18 and encodes:
- a CDS encoding DUF1501 domain-containing protein, whose translation is MNPIETYNGALTRRQFFRKSGTGLGVAALAALMGRTASGGVADAAGFLAGLPQIAPKAKRVIYISLIGAPSQLDTFDYKPELRKRFKEDLNDWLKSQGQRLTGMTSGQKAFPLAPTMFKFNQHGQSGTWVSELLPWTGKMVDDLCIIKSMHTDAINHEPANQLVCTGSMQSGKASMGSWMSYGLGSMNQDLPSFVVLHATHSSPYSNVQAISSRLWGSGYLPGKYAGVALRSLGDPVLFLEDTPGVSRDVRRQMLDGLNDLNRKSYEAVGDPETQTRIQQYEMAFRMQASVPELTDFSGESEKVHALYGEDSKKRGTFANSALMARRLMERGVRFVQIFHRGWDQHGNLPRDLASQCKDVDQGCYGLIQDLKQRGMLEDTLVIFGGEFGRTIYCQGNLTETDYGRDHHPRCFSIWMAGGGIKGGQVYGDTDEMSYNITKDPVHIRDLHATILHALGLDHERLTYKFQGLDQKLTGTEPAKVVKDLFA